The proteins below are encoded in one region of Pseudonocardia sp. DSM 110487:
- the thpR gene encoding RNA 2',3'-cyclic phosphodiesterase, whose protein sequence is MMRLFVAVTPPPEVLDELRSATAAMRSAHPELRWSLPAQWHLTLAFLGGVDDETRMDLSARLGRAAARHPPMRLALHGAGRFGDRVLWTRVAGDVGALGGLAASVRAAARRAGVDVEDRPYRPHLTLARGRNGADLRPVVAALAGFAGRTWTAAELHLVRSHLGGGPGRTSRYELLASWPLTGS, encoded by the coding sequence ATGATGCGGCTGTTCGTGGCGGTGACGCCGCCGCCCGAGGTACTGGACGAGCTGCGCTCGGCCACAGCGGCGATGCGCTCCGCGCACCCGGAGCTGCGCTGGAGCCTGCCCGCCCAGTGGCATCTCACGCTGGCGTTCCTCGGTGGGGTCGATGACGAGACACGCATGGACCTTTCGGCGCGGCTGGGCCGCGCCGCCGCCCGGCACCCGCCGATGCGGCTCGCGCTGCACGGCGCAGGCCGGTTCGGTGATCGCGTGCTCTGGACCCGCGTGGCAGGTGACGTGGGGGCGCTGGGCGGGCTCGCGGCGTCCGTGCGGGCGGCGGCCCGGCGGGCAGGGGTCGACGTCGAGGACCGGCCCTACCGGCCCCACCTCACACTGGCCCGTGGTCGGAACGGGGCCGACCTGAGGCCGGTCGTCGCCGCGCTGGCCGGGTTCGCGGGGCGCACGTGGACCGCGGCCGAGCTGCACCTCGTGCGCAGCCACCTCGGTGGCGGACCCGGCCGCACCTCCCGGTACGAGCTGCTGGCGTCGTGGCCACTCACCGGAAGTTGA
- a CDS encoding ribonuclease Z has product MSGRELVVLGTASQAPTRTRNHNGYLLRWDGEGFLFDPGEGTQRQMLLAGVPSSAITRICLTHFHGDHCLGVPGIVQRLSLDGVAHPVIAHYPASGREFFAALRYASSFHEVADVQEEPVERDGVLASGPSGVLEALRLDHPVEAFGYRFTEPDGLRMLPGRLAERGISGPDVGRLQREGAIVVSGRTVRLADVSVPRRGQRFAFVMDTRLCDGVYALADGADMLVIESTFLTEDESLARTYGHLTARQAATVAADCGVRKLVLTHFSQRYADPARFAAEASEVFGGEIVVAADLARVPLPPRRG; this is encoded by the coding sequence ATGTCGGGTCGGGAGCTCGTCGTGCTGGGCACCGCCAGCCAGGCCCCGACCCGCACCCGCAACCACAACGGCTACCTGCTCCGCTGGGACGGGGAGGGGTTCCTCTTCGACCCGGGGGAGGGCACGCAGCGGCAGATGCTGCTGGCCGGCGTGCCCAGCAGCGCGATCACCCGGATCTGCCTCACCCACTTCCACGGTGATCACTGCTTGGGCGTTCCCGGCATCGTCCAGCGGCTCTCGCTGGACGGCGTCGCGCACCCGGTGATCGCGCACTACCCGGCGTCCGGTCGGGAGTTCTTCGCGGCGCTGCGGTACGCCAGCTCGTTCCACGAGGTCGCGGACGTTCAAGAGGAGCCGGTCGAGCGGGACGGCGTGCTCGCGTCGGGCCCGTCCGGCGTGCTCGAGGCGCTTCGGCTGGACCATCCGGTTGAGGCGTTCGGCTACCGCTTCACCGAGCCGGACGGGCTACGCATGCTGCCCGGGCGGCTCGCCGAGCGCGGGATATCCGGTCCCGACGTGGGCAGGCTGCAGCGCGAGGGCGCGATCGTGGTGTCGGGCCGCACGGTGCGGTTGGCGGACGTCAGTGTTCCGCGGCGCGGACAGCGGTTCGCCTTCGTCATGGACACCCGCCTCTGCGACGGGGTGTACGCGCTGGCGGACGGCGCCGACATGCTCGTCATCGAGTCGACGTTCCTCACCGAGGACGAGTCGCTCGCGCGGACGTATGGGCACCTGACGGCCCGGCAGGCCGCGACGGTCGCCGCCGACTGCGGGGTGCGGAAGCTGGTGCTGACCCACTTCTCCCAGCGCTACGCCGACCCCGCCCGGTTCGCGGCCGAGGCGTCCGAGGTGTTCGGCGGCGAGATCGTGGTGGCCGCGGACCTGGCCCGCGTGCCGTTGCCACCCCGGCGTGGATGA
- the serA gene encoding phosphoglycerate dehydrogenase, translating into MSTVQIRGQAATRPVVLLAEKLAPSAVALLGDDVEIRHVDGTDRPALLAAITDADALLVRSATKVDAEVLAASTRLKVVARAGVGLDNVDVPAATARGVMVVNAPTSNIVSAAEHAVALLLATARHIAAADASLRQGQWKRSSFTGVELNGKTVGIVGLGKIGQLVAQRLAAFGVELIAYDPYVAPARAAQLGIELTDLDELLRRADAISIHLPKTAETLGLIGKDQLALTKKGVLIVNAARGGLVDEDALAEAVRSGHVGGAGIDVYLTEPTTSSPLFELPQVVVTPHLGASTDEAQDRAGTDVAKSVQLALAGEFVPDAVNVQVGGVVGEEVRPWLPLVQKLGAVLYALAGRVPSTVTVDVAGELASEDVSVLQLAALRGVFTNVVEDQVTFVNTPALAAERGVDVELTTAPESENHRSVVQLRAAMPDGESITVSGTLTGRAQVEKLVEVNGRHFDLRAEGEVLLLEYADRPGVMGRVGSLLGEAAVNIEAAQISQTTDGTDAIMLLRVDRPVDPGVLEPIGASVGARTTRLISFD; encoded by the coding sequence GTGAGCACCGTCCAGATTAGAGGGCAGGCAGCCACCCGCCCTGTCGTCCTGCTCGCCGAGAAGCTCGCGCCGTCCGCGGTCGCCCTTCTCGGTGACGACGTCGAGATCCGCCACGTGGACGGCACCGACCGCCCCGCGCTGCTGGCCGCGATCACCGACGCCGACGCCCTGCTCGTCCGCTCGGCCACGAAGGTCGACGCCGAGGTGCTCGCCGCGTCCACGCGGCTGAAGGTCGTGGCCCGCGCCGGTGTCGGGCTGGACAACGTCGACGTGCCTGCCGCCACGGCCCGCGGCGTCATGGTCGTCAACGCGCCGACGTCGAACATCGTCTCAGCGGCCGAGCACGCGGTCGCGCTGCTGCTCGCCACCGCGCGGCACATCGCCGCCGCCGACGCGAGCCTGCGGCAGGGCCAGTGGAAGCGCAGCTCGTTCACCGGCGTCGAGCTCAACGGCAAGACGGTCGGCATCGTCGGCCTCGGCAAGATCGGGCAGCTGGTGGCCCAGCGGCTCGCCGCGTTCGGCGTCGAGCTGATCGCCTACGACCCCTACGTCGCGCCGGCCCGCGCCGCCCAGCTGGGCATCGAGCTCACCGACCTCGATGAGCTGTTGCGCCGCGCCGACGCGATCTCGATCCACCTGCCGAAGACCGCGGAGACCCTCGGCCTCATCGGCAAGGACCAGCTCGCGCTCACCAAGAAGGGCGTGCTGATCGTCAACGCCGCCCGCGGCGGCCTCGTCGACGAGGACGCGCTTGCCGAGGCCGTGCGCAGCGGGCACGTCGGCGGCGCCGGGATCGACGTCTACCTCACCGAGCCCACCACTTCCAGCCCGCTGTTCGAGCTGCCGCAGGTGGTCGTCACCCCGCACCTCGGCGCGTCCACCGACGAGGCGCAGGACCGGGCCGGCACCGATGTCGCGAAGTCCGTGCAGCTGGCGCTTGCGGGCGAGTTCGTGCCGGACGCGGTGAACGTGCAGGTCGGCGGCGTGGTCGGCGAGGAGGTGCGGCCGTGGCTGCCGCTCGTGCAGAAGCTCGGCGCCGTGCTCTACGCCCTCGCAGGGCGGGTGCCCAGCACCGTCACGGTCGACGTCGCCGGTGAGCTCGCGTCAGAGGACGTCTCGGTGCTGCAGCTCGCGGCCCTGCGCGGCGTGTTCACCAACGTCGTCGAGGACCAGGTCACCTTCGTCAACACGCCGGCGCTGGCCGCCGAGCGCGGGGTCGACGTCGAGCTGACCACGGCGCCGGAGAGCGAGAACCACCGCAGCGTGGTGCAGCTGCGCGCGGCGATGCCCGACGGCGAGTCCATCACCGTGTCCGGCACGCTCACCGGCAGGGCGCAGGTGGAGAAGCTGGTCGAGGTCAACGGCCGGCACTTCGACCTGCGCGCCGAGGGCGAGGTGCTGCTGCTGGAGTACGCCGACCGTCCTGGCGTGATGGGGCGGGTCGGCTCCCTGCTCGGCGAGGCGGCCGTCAACATCGAGGCCGCGCAGATCAGCCAGACCACCGACGGCACCGACGCGATCATGCTGCTGCGCGTCGACCGGCCGGTCGACCCGGGCGTGCTGGAGCCGATCGGCGCGTCGGTCGGGGCCAGGACCACGCGGCTGATCTCGTTCGACTGA
- a CDS encoding LLM class flavin-dependent oxidoreductase encodes MPLPLSILDLATVGDGETVREGLEASVGLAQRAEEWGFRRIWYAEHHNMRAVASSATSVLIAHVAANTERIALGSGGVMLPNHSPLVIAEQFGTLATLHPGRIELGLGRAPGTDQTTVAALRRDHTAADRFPQDVQELQAFLSDESLVPGVHAYPGRGTNVPITILGSSLYGARVAAALGLPYGFASHFAPDALEQAVALYRKEFRPSAQLGQPRVLAAVNVVAADSADEAAKALHAVQRDRVKRFLSRGGHDLTDEEAEILLEAPAGQQIRSMTRYTAAGTPDVVVKYLEDFARRADADELIVTFPVVDRSAWMRSVELLVEQVRPAVV; translated from the coding sequence CTGCCACTTCCGCTCTCGATCCTCGACCTCGCCACCGTCGGGGACGGCGAGACGGTCCGCGAAGGCCTCGAGGCGAGCGTCGGGCTCGCGCAGCGCGCTGAGGAGTGGGGGTTCCGGCGGATCTGGTACGCGGAGCACCACAACATGCGGGCGGTTGCCTCGTCGGCCACGAGCGTGCTCATCGCGCACGTGGCGGCGAACACCGAGCGGATCGCGCTCGGCTCCGGCGGCGTCATGCTGCCCAACCACTCGCCGCTGGTGATCGCCGAGCAGTTCGGCACCCTCGCCACCCTGCATCCCGGGCGCATCGAGCTCGGGCTGGGCCGGGCGCCCGGTACCGACCAGACCACGGTCGCCGCCCTGCGCCGGGACCACACCGCGGCCGACCGCTTCCCACAGGACGTCCAGGAGCTGCAGGCGTTCCTCTCCGACGAGAGCCTCGTGCCGGGCGTGCACGCCTACCCGGGCCGGGGCACCAACGTGCCGATCACGATCCTCGGCTCCTCGCTGTACGGCGCCCGGGTGGCCGCGGCGCTCGGGCTGCCGTACGGCTTCGCCTCGCACTTCGCGCCCGACGCCCTCGAGCAGGCCGTCGCGCTCTACCGCAAGGAGTTCCGGCCGTCCGCCCAGCTCGGACAGCCGCGCGTGCTGGCCGCCGTGAACGTTGTTGCCGCCGACTCCGCCGACGAGGCCGCGAAGGCGCTGCACGCGGTGCAGCGCGACCGCGTGAAGCGGTTCCTGTCGCGCGGCGGCCACGACCTCACCGACGAGGAGGCCGAGATCTTGCTCGAGGCGCCTGCCGGGCAGCAGATCCGGTCGATGACGCGCTACACCGCGGCGGGCACCCCGGACGTCGTGGTGAAGTACCTGGAGGACTTCGCCCGCCGCGCCGACGCCGACGAGCTGATCGTGACGTTCCCGGTGGTCGACAGGTCGGCGTGGATGCGCTCCGTCGAGCTGCTCGTGGAGCAGGTGCGTCCCGCGGTCGTCTAG
- a CDS encoding aminotransferase class V-fold PLP-dependent enzyme has translation MHDRAVDVDALRALTPGCANRVHLNNAGTGLLAQPTLDVMTGYLRREAEIGGYEAADAAQDDIAAVYTAVAELVGGAPDEIAFFDNATHAWNAAFYSVPLGPGDRILTGRAEYGSNVLAYLQVAKRTGAEVVVVPNDESGQLDTAALADLVDERTRLIGVSHVPTSGGLVNPAAEIGRIAREAGVLYLLDATQSVGQLPVDVEEIGCDLLSATGRKFLRGPRGTGFLWVRSTALERLDPYVAEIRSATWDGGRGFTWVDGARRFESWENSYVNLLGLGAAVRQALDLGLDAIAGRTLALGAQLRERLDALPGVSTHDLGRNRCAIVTAKVDGMPTDDVVAELARAGVNVTSTDPEHTQFDTEVRDVHPLVRLSPHYYNTEAELDRGTEVIAGLPR, from the coding sequence GTGCATGATCGGGCCGTGGACGTCGACGCCCTTCGTGCCCTCACCCCCGGATGCGCGAACCGCGTCCACCTCAACAACGCGGGCACGGGACTGCTGGCGCAACCGACCCTCGACGTGATGACCGGGTACCTCCGCCGCGAGGCCGAGATCGGCGGGTACGAGGCAGCGGACGCCGCCCAGGACGACATCGCGGCCGTGTACACCGCGGTGGCCGAGCTGGTCGGAGGCGCCCCCGACGAGATCGCCTTCTTCGACAACGCCACCCACGCCTGGAACGCCGCGTTCTACTCGGTGCCCCTCGGTCCCGGCGACCGGATCCTCACCGGCCGCGCCGAGTACGGCAGCAACGTGCTGGCGTACCTCCAGGTCGCGAAGCGCACCGGCGCCGAGGTCGTCGTCGTCCCGAACGACGAGAGCGGGCAGCTCGACACCGCGGCGCTGGCCGACCTCGTCGACGAGCGCACCCGGCTGATCGGGGTCAGCCACGTCCCGACGAGCGGCGGGCTGGTCAACCCGGCCGCCGAGATCGGCCGGATCGCCCGCGAGGCCGGGGTGCTGTACCTCCTCGACGCCACCCAGTCTGTCGGGCAGCTCCCGGTCGACGTGGAGGAGATCGGCTGCGACCTGCTGTCCGCCACCGGGCGCAAGTTCCTGCGTGGCCCGCGCGGCACCGGGTTCCTCTGGGTGCGCTCGACAGCACTGGAGCGGCTCGACCCGTACGTCGCCGAGATCCGTTCCGCCACGTGGGACGGCGGGCGCGGCTTCACGTGGGTCGACGGCGCCCGGCGCTTCGAGTCGTGGGAGAACAGCTACGTCAACCTGCTCGGGCTCGGCGCCGCGGTCCGGCAGGCACTGGACCTGGGCCTGGACGCCATCGCCGGGCGCACCCTCGCGCTGGGCGCGCAGCTGCGGGAGCGGCTCGACGCGCTGCCCGGCGTGTCCACCCACGACCTGGGCCGCAACCGGTGCGCGATCGTGACGGCGAAGGTCGACGGTATGCCCACCGACGATGTCGTCGCCGAGCTCGCCCGCGCCGGGGTCAACGTGACCTCGACCGATCCCGAGCACACCCAGTTCGACACGGAGGTGCGCGACGTGCACCCGCTCGTGCGGCTGTCCCCGCACTACTACAACACGGAGGCGGAGCTGGACCGCGGGACCGAGGTGATCGCCGGCCTTCCCCGCTGA
- the ilvC gene encoding ketol-acid reductoisomerase, translating into MSVNIYYDDDADLSIIQGRKVAVIGYGSQGHAHSLSLRDSGVDVRIGLPEGSRSRQKAQDEGLQVGTPAEVSAWADLIMILAPDTKQRHIYAEDIAPNLKDGDAIFFGHGFNIRYELIKPPSNVDVAMVAPKGPGHLVRRQFVDGKGVPCLIAVEQDASGNGKALALSYAAAIGGARAGVIETTFKEETETDLFGEQAVLCGGAAALVQTGFEVLTEAGYAPEVAYFECLHELKLIVDLMYEGGIANERFSISDTAEYGDLTRGPRVITPAVKQEMRKILGEIQDGTFAREWVAEDDAGRPNFTRLQKEGQNHPIEQVGEKLRGLMSWVGQKAT; encoded by the coding sequence ATGAGCGTGAACATCTATTACGACGACGACGCCGATCTGTCGATCATCCAGGGCCGCAAGGTCGCGGTGATCGGCTACGGCAGCCAGGGCCACGCGCACTCGCTGTCGCTGCGCGACTCCGGCGTCGACGTCCGGATCGGCCTGCCCGAGGGTTCGAGGTCACGGCAGAAGGCGCAGGACGAGGGACTGCAGGTGGGCACGCCCGCCGAGGTCTCCGCCTGGGCGGATCTGATCATGATCCTGGCGCCGGACACGAAGCAGCGCCACATCTACGCCGAGGACATCGCGCCGAACCTGAAGGACGGCGACGCGATCTTCTTCGGCCACGGCTTCAACATCCGCTACGAGCTGATCAAGCCGCCGTCGAACGTCGACGTCGCGATGGTCGCCCCGAAGGGCCCCGGCCACCTCGTGCGCCGCCAGTTCGTCGACGGCAAGGGCGTGCCCTGCCTGATCGCGGTCGAGCAGGACGCATCCGGAAACGGCAAGGCGCTCGCGCTCTCCTACGCCGCGGCGATCGGTGGCGCCCGCGCGGGCGTCATCGAGACGACGTTCAAGGAGGAGACCGAGACCGACCTGTTCGGTGAGCAGGCGGTGCTCTGCGGCGGCGCGGCCGCGCTGGTGCAGACCGGGTTCGAGGTGCTCACCGAGGCCGGCTACGCGCCCGAGGTGGCCTACTTCGAGTGCCTCCACGAGCTCAAGCTGATCGTCGACCTCATGTACGAGGGCGGCATCGCCAACGAGCGCTTCTCCATCTCCGACACCGCCGAGTACGGCGACCTCACCCGCGGCCCGCGCGTGATCACGCCCGCGGTGAAGCAGGAGATGCGCAAGATCCTGGGGGAGATCCAGGACGGCACGTTCGCCCGCGAGTGGGTGGCCGAGGACGACGCCGGCCGCCCGAACTTCACCCGCCTCCAGAAGGAGGGGCAGAACCACCCGATCGAGCAGGTCGGGGAGAAACTGCGCGGCCTGATGAGCTGGGTGGGCCAGAAGGCCACCTGA
- the ilvN gene encoding acetolactate synthase small subunit, with translation MQRHTLSVLVEDKPGVLARVSGLFSRRGFNIESLAVGPTEHPEVSRMTIVVAVDDFPLEQVTKQLNKLIHVIKIVELEPAASVQRELLLVKVRADPGVRSQVLEIVDLFRAKAVDVTPEALTIEATGTAEKLSALLKNLEPFGIREMVQSGMVAVGRGPRSITAAAVR, from the coding sequence ATCCAGAGGCACACCCTGTCGGTGCTGGTCGAGGACAAGCCGGGCGTGCTCGCCCGCGTGTCCGGCCTGTTCTCGCGCCGCGGGTTCAACATCGAGTCGCTCGCCGTCGGGCCCACGGAGCACCCCGAGGTCTCGCGGATGACGATCGTCGTCGCCGTCGACGACTTCCCGCTCGAGCAGGTCACCAAGCAGCTCAACAAGCTCATCCACGTCATCAAGATCGTCGAGCTCGAGCCGGCGGCCTCGGTGCAGCGCGAGCTGCTCCTGGTGAAGGTGCGCGCCGACCCGGGCGTGCGCAGCCAGGTGCTCGAGATCGTCGACCTGTTCCGCGCCAAGGCCGTCGACGTGACGCCGGAGGCCCTCACCATCGAGGCCACCGGCACCGCTGAGAAGCTCAGCGCACTGCTCAAGAACCTCGAGCCCTTCGGGATCCGGGAGATGGTGCAGTCCGGGATGGTGGCCGTCGGCCGCGGTCCCCGCTCCATCACCGCAGCAGCTGTTCGCTAA
- a CDS encoding acetolactate synthase large subunit produces the protein MRSDQQMTTATPRSGPVPGPQAPKPGPPPGRHGQPATTGQPVRRIEEVPMTGAQSLVRSLEEVGCEVVFGIPGGTILPAYDPLLDSTKVRHVLVRHEQGAGHAATGYAQATGKVGVCMATSGPGATNLVTPIADAHMDSVPMVAITGQQSRPLIGTDAFQEADITGITMPVTKHNMLVTDPAEIPRAIMEAFHLASTGRPGPVLVDIPKDVLQEKTTFSWPPEMKLPGYRPTTRPHGKQIREAAKLMCSAKQPVLYVGGGVLKAEATAELLELAEFTGIPVVTTLMARGAFPDSHPQHVGMPGMHGTVAAVAAMQKADLLVTLGARFDDRVTGQLSTFATNATVVHADIDPAEISKNRRADVPIVGDCKEVLTELIDAVRAERASGAADLGQWWAQLDELRTTYPLGYDWPADGSLSPQYVIERIGEIAGPDAVYTAGVGQHQMWAAQFIKYEKPRSWLNSGGLGTMGYAVPAAMGAKMALPDAVVWCIDGDGCFQMTNQELATCAIENIPIKVAIINNGNLGMVRQWQNLFYEERYSNTDLGTHKHRIPDFKLLAEAMGCVGLRAESKDEVDKVIHRAMEINDRPVVIDFVVGADAQVWPMVAAGTGNDQIMAARDIRPLFDSDELVADDAVASTQMTREA, from the coding sequence ATGCGGAGCGATCAGCAGATGACCACCGCAACGCCCCGATCCGGCCCGGTCCCCGGGCCGCAGGCCCCGAAACCGGGGCCGCCTCCTGGCCGCCATGGCCAGCCCGCGACCACGGGCCAGCCGGTACGGCGCATCGAGGAGGTGCCGATGACGGGCGCCCAGTCGCTCGTGCGCTCGCTCGAGGAGGTGGGCTGCGAAGTAGTCTTCGGCATCCCCGGCGGCACGATCCTCCCGGCCTACGACCCGCTGCTCGACTCCACAAAGGTGCGGCACGTTCTGGTGCGCCACGAGCAGGGGGCGGGCCATGCCGCCACCGGCTACGCGCAGGCCACCGGCAAGGTCGGGGTCTGCATGGCGACGTCGGGCCCCGGCGCGACGAACCTGGTCACACCGATCGCCGACGCGCACATGGACTCCGTCCCGATGGTCGCGATCACCGGCCAGCAGAGCCGGCCGCTGATCGGCACCGACGCGTTCCAGGAAGCCGACATCACCGGCATCACCATGCCGGTCACCAAGCACAACATGCTCGTGACCGACCCGGCGGAGATCCCGCGGGCGATCATGGAGGCGTTCCACCTCGCTTCGACGGGCCGACCCGGCCCTGTCCTGGTGGACATCCCGAAGGACGTGCTGCAGGAGAAGACCACGTTCTCCTGGCCGCCGGAGATGAAGCTGCCCGGATATCGGCCGACGACCCGGCCGCACGGCAAGCAGATCCGCGAGGCCGCGAAGCTGATGTGCTCGGCGAAGCAGCCCGTGCTCTACGTCGGCGGTGGCGTGCTCAAGGCAGAGGCCACGGCGGAGCTGCTCGAGCTGGCCGAATTCACCGGCATCCCGGTCGTCACGACCCTGATGGCGCGCGGGGCCTTCCCGGACAGCCACCCTCAGCACGTCGGGATGCCGGGCATGCACGGCACGGTGGCCGCCGTGGCCGCGATGCAGAAGGCCGACCTGCTGGTCACGCTCGGCGCCCGGTTCGACGACCGGGTCACCGGCCAGCTGTCGACGTTCGCGACGAACGCCACGGTCGTGCACGCCGACATCGACCCGGCCGAGATCTCGAAGAACCGCCGCGCGGACGTCCCGATCGTGGGCGACTGCAAGGAGGTGCTCACCGAGCTGATCGACGCCGTCCGGGCGGAGCGCGCCTCCGGCGCGGCCGACCTCGGGCAGTGGTGGGCCCAGCTGGACGAGCTCCGCACGACTTATCCGCTCGGGTACGACTGGCCTGCCGACGGCTCGCTGTCCCCGCAGTACGTCATCGAGCGGATCGGGGAGATCGCCGGGCCGGACGCGGTGTACACCGCGGGCGTCGGCCAGCACCAGATGTGGGCCGCGCAGTTCATCAAGTACGAGAAGCCGCGCTCCTGGCTGAACTCGGGAGGCCTCGGCACGATGGGCTACGCCGTGCCGGCCGCGATGGGCGCCAAGATGGCCCTGCCGGACGCGGTGGTCTGGTGCATCGACGGCGACGGCTGTTTCCAGATGACGAACCAGGAGCTCGCCACCTGCGCCATCGAGAACATCCCGATCAAGGTCGCCATCATCAACAACGGCAACCTCGGCATGGTCCGGCAGTGGCAGAACCTCTTCTACGAGGAGCGGTACTCCAACACCGACCTCGGCACCCACAAGCACCGGATCCCCGACTTCAAGCTGCTGGCAGAAGCCATGGGGTGTGTGGGGCTGCGCGCCGAGTCCAAGGACGAGGTCGACAAGGTGATCCACCGGGCGATGGAGATCAACGACCGTCCGGTCGTGATCGACTTCGTGGTCGGCGCCGACGCCCAGGTGTGGCCGATGGTCGCGGCCGGTACCGGTAACGACCAGATCATGGCGGCCCGCGACATCCGGCCGCTGTTCGACTCGGACGAGCTCGTGGCCGACGACGCGGTGGCCAGCACGCAGATGACGAGGGAAGCATGA
- a CDS encoding CDP-alcohol phosphatidyltransferase family protein, producing MSSGLYALKPWYADRLAGARRALAARGVTPSTVTAAGVGFGALAGLVLATVRSPLAATVLVAALLALRLAAANLDGALARETGTGTRWGAVVNELGDRGAELAALAGCFALAPPWLVLLAMLTASAPSWVALSGAAAGAARINGGPVGKTERCLLLIVLAAVPAHADVLLVVLAAGSALTAAVRLRALHRALAPARFRTGRTT from the coding sequence ATGAGCTCAGGCCTGTACGCCCTCAAGCCCTGGTACGCCGACCGACTCGCAGGCGCCCGCCGCGCCCTCGCGGCCCGCGGCGTGACGCCGAGCACCGTCACCGCCGCCGGGGTCGGCTTCGGAGCGCTGGCCGGGCTCGTACTGGCGACGGTGCGCAGCCCGCTCGCGGCGACGGTGCTGGTCGCCGCGCTGCTCGCGCTGCGGCTGGCGGCGGCGAACCTCGACGGCGCGCTCGCCCGCGAGACCGGCACGGGCACCCGGTGGGGCGCGGTCGTCAACGAGCTGGGCGATCGCGGGGCCGAACTGGCCGCGCTCGCCGGGTGCTTCGCCCTCGCCCCGCCGTGGCTCGTGCTGCTGGCGATGCTCACCGCGAGCGCGCCGTCATGGGTGGCCCTCTCCGGCGCCGCCGCCGGAGCGGCGCGGATCAACGGCGGGCCGGTGGGCAAGACGGAGCGCTGCCTGCTGCTGATCGTGCTCGCCGCGGTGCCTGCGCACGCCGACGTGCTGCTGGTCGTGCTCGCCGCGGGCTCGGCGCTGACGGCCGCGGTCCGCCTCCGGGCGCTGCACCGGGCGCTCGCGCCAGCCAGGTTCAGGACCGGTAGGACTACGTAG
- a CDS encoding phosphatidate cytidylyltransferase: MDPVTLTLGALGIGGAAVGGARNAELTARWRTWLIAAPLVLGPLLVGGRAGGAVLAAGLAAVAAVEFARLACLPRTDTVALVLRVVAVPGVALLRPDLLGLLLPVLAVGAALPALLTGDTEAGGRRAAYGAFGTVWIGGGLAGLAVLDPAVAVAVCLAVAVADVGAWCGGKLLGRRGPGARPLSPLSPAKTWGGVAGAALGAGGVLLALGMPSAGLLLAVVVGGVLGDLLESMLKREAGRKDAATWLPGFGGLLDRIDSLLVALPLAVLVTGLA, encoded by the coding sequence ATGGATCCGGTGACCCTCACCCTCGGCGCACTCGGCATCGGTGGAGCCGCCGTCGGCGGCGCCCGCAACGCCGAGCTCACCGCACGCTGGCGTACCTGGCTGATCGCGGCCCCGCTCGTGCTCGGCCCGCTGCTCGTCGGTGGGCGCGCCGGTGGGGCCGTGCTCGCGGCGGGGCTCGCGGCCGTCGCGGCCGTCGAGTTCGCGCGGCTGGCGTGCCTCCCCCGCACCGACACGGTGGCGCTGGTGCTGCGGGTCGTCGCCGTGCCGGGCGTGGCGCTCCTGCGCCCCGACCTGCTCGGGCTGCTGCTCCCCGTGCTCGCGGTCGGTGCGGCTCTGCCCGCGCTGCTCACCGGGGACACCGAGGCGGGAGGGCGGCGCGCGGCGTACGGCGCGTTCGGCACGGTGTGGATCGGCGGCGGCCTCGCCGGGCTCGCCGTGCTCGATCCGGCGGTCGCCGTCGCGGTCTGCCTCGCCGTCGCCGTCGCGGATGTCGGGGCGTGGTGCGGTGGCAAGCTGCTGGGCAGGCGCGGCCCGGGCGCCCGGCCGCTCTCACCGCTCTCGCCCGCGAAGACGTGGGGCGGCGTCGCAGGGGCCGCGCTCGGCGCGGGCGGCGTGCTGCTGGCGCTGGGCATGCCGTCGGCCGGGTTGCTCCTCGCGGTCGTCGTGGGAGGTGTGCTGGGCGACCTGCTGGAGTCGATGCTGAAGCGGGAGGCGGGCCGCAAGGACGCCGCGACGTGGCTGCCCGGATTCGGCGGCCTGCTCGACCGGATCGACTCGCTGCTGGTGGCGCTGCCGCTCGCCGTGCTGGTCACGGGGTTGGCATGA